From one Vicia villosa cultivar HV-30 ecotype Madison, WI unplaced genomic scaffold, Vvil1.0 ctg.000300F_1_1_2_unsc, whole genome shotgun sequence genomic stretch:
- the LOC131626496 gene encoding uncharacterized protein LOC131626496 — translation MPTVWFSLKKSLHCKSEPSDVHDPKTRKHLSTILTKKGGRSGCSRSIANLKDVIHGSKRHLEKPPSCSPRSIGSSEFLNPITHEVILSNSRCELKITGFQEGVNGGGNNASGSSGGGSSTFVGTLRPGTPGPGGHPTMHYFNPSFRTSSTPPRKSPFLLSEGSGFHGGGGVHSSNRMSLETDANGSSTVTCHKCGEQFSKWEAAETHHLSKHAVTELVEGDSSRKIVEIICRTSWLKSENHCGRIERVLKVHNMQKTLARFEEYREMVKIKASKLQKKHPRCLADGNELLRFYGTSVACSLGLNGSSSLCLSEKCCVCRIIRNGFSAKKELKGGIGVFTTSTSGRAFESIEILDNEPSLRKALIVCRVIAGRVHRPLENIQEMAAQTGFDSLAGKVGLYSNIEELYLLNPRALLPCFVVICKP, via the exons ATGCCAACAGTGTGGTTTTCTCTGAAGAAGTCACTACATTGCAAATCAGAACCCTCAGATGTACATGATCCAAAAACAAGGAAGCATTTAAGCACAATCTTGACAAAAAAAGGAGGAAGATCAGGTTGTTCAAGGTCAATAGCAAATCTAAAAGATGTTATCCATGGAAGCAAACGCCATCTTGAGAAGCCACCAAGTTGCAGTCCAAGATCTATTGGTAGCAGTGAGTTTCTCAACCCAATAACTCATGAAGTCATTTTGAGTAACTCAAGGTGTGAGCTTAAAATCACTGGTTTTCAAGAAGGGGTTAATGGTGGTGGTAACAATGCTAGTGGAAGTAGTGGTGGTGGTTCTTCAACTTTTGTTGGTACTTTGAGACCTGGAACACCTGGACCTGGAGGACACCCTACAATGCATTACTTTAACCCTTCTTTTAGGACTTCTTCTACTCCTCCAAGGAAATCTCCTTTTCTGTTATCAGAAGGGTCTGGTTTTCATGGTGGTGGTGGTGTTCATTCTAGTAATAGGATGTCCCTTGAGACAGATGCTAATGGCTCCTCAACTGTTACTTGTCACAAATGTGGAGAACAGTTTAGCAAATGGGAAGCTGCTGAAACTCACCATCTTTCCAAGCATGCTG TTACTGAACTTGTGGAAggagattcatcaaggaaaatAGTGGAGATAATATGCAGGACAAGTTGGTTAAAGTCAGAAAACCACTGTGGTAGAATTGAGAGAGTTTTGAAGGTGCACAACATGCAAAAGACATTAGCTAGATTCGAAGAGTACAGAGAGATGGTAAAAATCAAAGCAAGCAAACTCCAGAAGAAACATCCTAGGTGTTTAGCCGACGGAAACGAGCTTTTAAGGTTCTACGGAACCAGTGTTGCTTGTTCTCTTGGTCTCAATGGTTCATCTAGTCTTTGCCTATCAGAAAAATGCTGTGTTTGTAGAATTATCAGGAATGGTTTTTCTGCTAAGAAGGAGCTGAAAGGTGGTATAGGTGTTTTCACAACTTCCACAAGTGGAAGAGCTTTTGAGTCTATAGAGATTCTTGATAATGAACCATCTCTAAGAAAGGCGTTGATAGTATGCAGAGTAATCGCCGGCAGGGTTCATAGGCCGCTCGAGAACATTCAGGAAATGGCAGCTCAAACTGGATTTGATTCATTGGCTGGAAAAGTCGGTCTTTACTCAAATATCGAAGAGCTATATTTGCTTAATCCTAGAGCTCTTCTTCCTTGTTTTGTGGTAATTTGCAAACCATGA